The proteins below are encoded in one region of Callospermophilus lateralis isolate mCalLat2 chromosome 9, mCalLat2.hap1, whole genome shotgun sequence:
- the Bcs1l gene encoding mitochondrial chaperone BCS1 has translation MPLSDFVLALKDNPYFGAGFGLVGVGTALALARKGAQLGLVAFRRHYMITLEVPARDRSYAWLLSWLTRHSTRTQHLSVETSYLQHESGRISTKFEFVPSPGNHFIWYQGKWIQVKRSREMQMIDLQTGTPWESVTFTALGTDRKIFFNILEEARELALQQEEGKTVMYTAVGSEWRPFGYPRRRRPLNSVVLQHGLADRIVRDIREFIDNPKWYIDRGIPYRRGYLLYGPPGCGKSSFITALAGELEHSICLLSLTDSSLSDDRLNYLLSVAPQQSLVLLEDVDAAFLSRDLAAENPVKYQGLGRLTFSGLLNALDGVASTEARIVFMTTNHVDRLDPALIRPGRVDLKEYVGYCSHWQLIQMFQRFYPGQAPSLAETFADHVLQATTQISPAQVQGYFMLYKNDPTGAIQNTESLR, from the exons ATGCCACTTTCAGACTTTGTTCTGGCCCTGAAGGACAATCCCTACTTTGGGGCTGGATTTGGCCTGGTAGGTGTGGGCACAGCCCTAGCCCTGGCCCGAAAGGGTGCCCAATTGGGCCTGGTGGCATTCCGGCGCCATTATATGATCACACTGGAAGTCCCTGCTCGAGACAGGAGCTATGCTTGGTTGCTTAGCTGGCTTACCCGCCACAGTACCCGTACTCAGCACCTCAGCGTGGAAACTTCATACCTTCAGCACGAGAGTGGTCGGATCTCCACCAAGTTTGAATTTGTTCCCAGCCCTGGAAACCACTTTATCTG GTATCAGGGCAAATGGATCCAGGTAAAACGAAGTCGAGAAATGCAGATGATAGACTTGCAGACCGGGACTCCTTGGGAATCTGTCACCTTCACAGCTTTGGGCACTGACCGCAAGATTTTTTTCAACATCCTGGAGGAAG CTCGAGAGCTAGCCTTGCAACAGGAGGAAGGAAAGACCGTGATGTACACAGCTGTGGGCTCTGAATGGCGCCCCTTTGGCTATCCACGCCGCCGCCGGCCACTGAATTCTGTGGTTCTACAGCATGGTCTGGCTGACCGAATTGTCAGAGACATCCGGGAATTCATTGATAACCCCAAGTGGTACATTGACAGAG GTATTCCCTATAGACGTGGCTACCTGCTTTATGGACCCCCTGGTTGTGGAAAGAGCAGTTTTAT CACAGCCCTGGCTGGGGAACTGGAACATAGCATCTGCCTGCTGAGTCTCACAGACTCTAGCCTCTCTGATGACCGGCTCAATTACCTGCTGAGTGTGGCCCCACAGCAAAGTCTGGTGCTCCTGGAGGATGTGGATGCTGCTTTTCTCAGTCGAGACTTGGCTGCAGAGA ACCCTGTGAAGTACCAAGGTCTAGGTCGTCTTACCTTCAGTGGACTGCTCAATGCCTTAGATGGAGTGGCTTCCACTGAGGCACGCATTGTGTTCATGACCACCAACCATGTTGATAG GCTGGACCCTGCCCTGATACGCCCTGGGAGAGTAGATCTGAAGGAGTACGTGGGCTACTGTTCACACTGGCAGCTGATCCAGATGTTCCAGAGGTTCTATCCAGGGCAAGCACCTTCTTTAGCTGAAACCTTTGCAGATCATGTCCTTCAAGCTACAACCCAGATCAGTCCAGCCCAAGTGCAGGGCTACTtcatgttgtataaaaatgacccCACAGGGGCAATTCAGAATACCGAGTCTCTGAGGTAA
- the Rnf25 gene encoding E3 ubiquitin-protein ligase RNF25 isoform X1, protein MAASASAAAGEEDWVLPSEVEVLESIYLDELQVIKGNGRSSPWEILITLHPATAEDQDSQYVCFTLVLQVPVQYPQEVPQISIRNPRGLSDEQIHKISQALGHVAKAGLGTAMLYELIEKGKEILTDNNIPHGQCVICLYGFQDKEAFTKTPCYHYFHCHCLARYIQHMEQELKAQGQEQEQERQHAATKQKAVGVQCPVCREPLVYDLASLKAAPEPQQPMELYQPSAESLRQQEELKRLYQRQQERGGIIDLEAERNRYFISLQQPPAPVEAESAVDVSRGSHPPNALATEQSNSPAAQPTLPTPLSMATQYTCEKFPGTGPNQQRLGETQKATLDPPGSSQSPWRQPSRRHLKGGECCAPKGSSDSQELPPPERPLKEPLDLKLESRNQGPPQEKGPGSWQGPQPRRTRDCARWERSKGRTVGSSYPRLPRGQGAYRPGTRREPLGLESEDGS, encoded by the exons ATGGCGGCGTCTGCGTCGGCAGCTGCCGGGGAGGAGGACTG GGTCCTTCCCTCTGAAGTCGAAGTATTAGAGTCTATCTATCTGGATGAACTACAGGTGATTAAAGGAAATGGCAG ATCTTCACCATGGGAAATTCTCATCACTCTGCACCCTGCCACTGCAGAGGACCAAGATTCACAGTATGTTTGCTTTACTCTGGTGCTTCAGGTCCCAGTGCAG TATCCCCAAGAGGTGCCACAGATATCTATCCGTAACCCCCGAGGACTCTCAGATGAGCAGATCCACAA GATCTCACAAGCACTGGGCCACGTGGCCAAGGCAGGACTGGGCACTGCCATGCTCTATGAACTAATTGAG AAAGGGAAAGAAATTCTCACAGATAACAACATCCCCCATGGCCAGTGTGTCATCTGTCTCTATGGCTTTCAG gacaaggaagcctttacCAAAACGCCCTGTTACCACTACTTCCACTGCCACTGTCTTGCTCGATATATCCAACACATGGAGCAAGAGCTAAAGGCTCAAGGACAGGAGCAGGAACAGGAACGGCAGCATGCTGCCACCAAACAG AAAGCAGTCGGTGTGCAGTGTCCTGTGTGCAGAGAGCCTCTCGTGTATGATCTTGCATCACTGAAAGCAGCCCCTGAGCCCCAACAACCCATG GAGTTGTACCAACCTAGCGCAGAGAGCTTGCGTCAGCAGGAAGAGCTAAAGCGACTTTATCAGAGGCAGCAGGAACGGGGTGGCATCATTGACCTTGAGGCTGAGCGGAACCGGTATTTCATCAGCCTTCAACAG CCTCCTGCCCCTGTGGAAGCTGAGTCAGCCGTGGATGTTTCCAGAGGATCCCACCCACCTAATGCCCTTGCCACAGAACAGTCCAACTCACCAGCTGCCCAGCCAACCCTGCCAACTCCTCTTTCTATGGCTACCCAGTATACATGTGAGAAGTTCCCAGGGACTGGGCCAAATCAACAGAGGTTGGGTGAGACCCAGAAAGCTACTCTAGATCCCCCCGGGTCCAGTCAAAGCCCCTGGCGACAGCCTAGTCGGAGGCACCTGAAGGGAGGGGAGTGCTGTGCTCCCAAAGGTTCCAGTGATTCCCAGGAACTACCACCTCCTGAGAGGCCCCTCAAAGAGCCTTTGGACCTAAAGCTGGAATCCCGTAACCAAGGTCCGCCCCAAGAGAAGGGGCCTGGCAGCTGGCAGGGTCCCCAACCCCGCAGGACTCGGGATTGTGCTCGCTGGGAGCGCTCCAAAGGCCGGACAGTGGGTTCTTCCTACCCTCGCCTGCCTCGGGGTCAGGGAGCATACCGGCCTGGTACTCGGAGGGAGCCCCTGGGTCTGGAATCTGAAGATGGTTCCTAG
- the Rnf25 gene encoding E3 ubiquitin-protein ligase RNF25 isoform X2, which produces MQKHRAISWFEDMESCHSLLEVAGRPCSQFLSLPPCCLLSSQKGKEILTDNNIPHGQCVICLYGFQDKEAFTKTPCYHYFHCHCLARYIQHMEQELKAQGQEQEQERQHAATKQKAVGVQCPVCREPLVYDLASLKAAPEPQQPMELYQPSAESLRQQEELKRLYQRQQERGGIIDLEAERNRYFISLQQPPAPVEAESAVDVSRGSHPPNALATEQSNSPAAQPTLPTPLSMATQYTCEKFPGTGPNQQRLGETQKATLDPPGSSQSPWRQPSRRHLKGGECCAPKGSSDSQELPPPERPLKEPLDLKLESRNQGPPQEKGPGSWQGPQPRRTRDCARWERSKGRTVGSSYPRLPRGQGAYRPGTRREPLGLESEDGS; this is translated from the exons ATGCAGAAACACAGGGCAATAAGCTGGTTTGAGGACATGGAGTCTTGCCACTCACTCTTGGAAGTAGCAGGCAGGCCTTGCTCACAGTTCTTGTCCCTGCCTCCATGTTGTCTTCTCTCATCTCAGAAAGGGAAAGAAATTCTCACAGATAACAACATCCCCCATGGCCAGTGTGTCATCTGTCTCTATGGCTTTCAG gacaaggaagcctttacCAAAACGCCCTGTTACCACTACTTCCACTGCCACTGTCTTGCTCGATATATCCAACACATGGAGCAAGAGCTAAAGGCTCAAGGACAGGAGCAGGAACAGGAACGGCAGCATGCTGCCACCAAACAG AAAGCAGTCGGTGTGCAGTGTCCTGTGTGCAGAGAGCCTCTCGTGTATGATCTTGCATCACTGAAAGCAGCCCCTGAGCCCCAACAACCCATG GAGTTGTACCAACCTAGCGCAGAGAGCTTGCGTCAGCAGGAAGAGCTAAAGCGACTTTATCAGAGGCAGCAGGAACGGGGTGGCATCATTGACCTTGAGGCTGAGCGGAACCGGTATTTCATCAGCCTTCAACAG CCTCCTGCCCCTGTGGAAGCTGAGTCAGCCGTGGATGTTTCCAGAGGATCCCACCCACCTAATGCCCTTGCCACAGAACAGTCCAACTCACCAGCTGCCCAGCCAACCCTGCCAACTCCTCTTTCTATGGCTACCCAGTATACATGTGAGAAGTTCCCAGGGACTGGGCCAAATCAACAGAGGTTGGGTGAGACCCAGAAAGCTACTCTAGATCCCCCCGGGTCCAGTCAAAGCCCCTGGCGACAGCCTAGTCGGAGGCACCTGAAGGGAGGGGAGTGCTGTGCTCCCAAAGGTTCCAGTGATTCCCAGGAACTACCACCTCCTGAGAGGCCCCTCAAAGAGCCTTTGGACCTAAAGCTGGAATCCCGTAACCAAGGTCCGCCCCAAGAGAAGGGGCCTGGCAGCTGGCAGGGTCCCCAACCCCGCAGGACTCGGGATTGTGCTCGCTGGGAGCGCTCCAAAGGCCGGACAGTGGGTTCTTCCTACCCTCGCCTGCCTCGGGGTCAGGGAGCATACCGGCCTGGTACTCGGAGGGAGCCCCTGGGTCTGGAATCTGAAGATGGTTCCTAG